The following coding sequences are from one Aquipuribacter hungaricus window:
- a CDS encoding MFS transporter → MTGLRGTFRSLAHRDYRLWAGAAVVSNTGTWMQRVAQDWLVLVDLTADSALAVGVVTGLQFLPMLVLAPWAGLIADRYEKRRILQISQTLQGLLAAGLGALVLAGAAQVWHVYVFALALGVVTAFDAPARQTYVTSLVPPEDLPNAIGLNAATFHLGRLLGPATAGLLIAWAGTGPVFVVNAVSFAFTVEVLAMTRSRSPGQGTGGLSGLERMRQAAVYVRTRGDIVLVLCLVFVVGTFGLNFQLTTAVMARLEFDRGPESYGLLGTFLAVGSLTGALLAASRERARMRLVVGAVLAFGVTSSIAALMPTYWTFAASLVLVGLSALTLMTAANSTVQLSTPPELRGRVMALYFAVFIGGTPLGAPVVGWVGETFGARWTIAVGGVTALAAGLVALAWLARRSVVDLHYDTHARPRLRLETSPRPDADRQAA, encoded by the coding sequence GTGACCGGGCTCCGCGGCACCTTCCGCTCCCTCGCCCACCGCGACTACCGGTTGTGGGCCGGCGCGGCCGTGGTGTCGAACACCGGGACCTGGATGCAGCGCGTCGCCCAGGACTGGCTCGTGCTCGTCGACCTCACCGCCGACTCGGCGCTCGCCGTCGGCGTGGTCACCGGGCTGCAGTTCCTGCCGATGCTGGTCCTCGCCCCGTGGGCGGGCCTGATCGCCGACCGGTACGAGAAGCGGCGCATCCTCCAGATCAGCCAGACCCTGCAGGGCCTGCTCGCGGCCGGCCTGGGCGCGCTCGTGCTCGCCGGTGCCGCCCAGGTGTGGCACGTCTACGTCTTCGCCCTCGCGCTCGGCGTGGTCACGGCCTTCGACGCCCCGGCCCGGCAGACCTACGTCACCTCCCTCGTCCCGCCGGAGGACCTGCCGAACGCCATCGGCCTCAACGCCGCGACCTTCCACCTCGGCCGCCTGCTCGGCCCCGCCACCGCGGGCCTGCTCATCGCCTGGGCGGGGACCGGGCCGGTGTTCGTCGTCAACGCGGTGTCGTTCGCCTTCACCGTCGAGGTCCTGGCGATGACCCGCTCCCGCAGCCCCGGCCAGGGCACGGGCGGGCTCAGCGGCCTGGAGCGGATGCGGCAGGCCGCGGTGTACGTGCGGACCCGCGGCGACATCGTGCTCGTCCTCTGCCTGGTGTTCGTCGTCGGGACGTTCGGGCTCAACTTCCAGCTGACGACCGCGGTGATGGCGCGCCTGGAGTTCGACCGGGGGCCGGAGTCCTACGGGCTGCTCGGCACCTTCCTGGCCGTGGGCTCCCTGACCGGCGCGCTGCTGGCCGCCAGCCGTGAGCGGGCCCGGATGCGCCTGGTCGTCGGCGCGGTCCTGGCCTTCGGGGTGACGTCGAGCATCGCCGCCCTGATGCCGACGTACTGGACCTTCGCGGCGTCGCTCGTCCTCGTCGGGCTCAGCGCCCTCACCCTCATGACGGCCGCGAACTCCACCGTCCAGCTGTCGACGCCGCCCGAGCTCCGCGGTCGCGTCATGGCGCTCTACTTCGCCGTGTTCATCGGCGGCACGCCCCTCGGGGCACCGGTCGTCGGGTGGGTCGGGGAGACCTTCGGGGCGCGCTGGACCATCGCCGTCGGCGGGGTGACCGCGCTCGCCGCCGGGCTGGTCGCGCTGGCGTGGCTGGCCCGTCGCTCCGTCGTCGACCTGCACTACGACACCCACGCCCGGCCCAGGCTGCGCCTGGAGACCTCGCCCCGCCCCGACGCCGACCGGCAGGCCGCCTGA
- a CDS encoding class I SAM-dependent methyltransferase, with the protein MGEPLATALAEVRDLLLGDGLLRAVAAGRRRGAQPSAPRVELRAVTVSAGRRVVVTERHERVPLTRTLDAAALVPAVDALLAEPFGNWHVEHAGGTLQLRVTKRGEAQVHRSSRAADDAPAAPAASHDRAKQHRLPPDDPLFDAVGAGAAKRRQVDAFLGRLDDVVPAQPADRPLRVVDLGCGNAYLTLAAHRWLSRRGPVETVGVDVRDDVIARNTELVGRIGETGVRFVVDSAGRWEPDAAPDVVLALHACDTATDEALAQAVGWGARAVLAAPCCHKDLRRQVDARAGHAVDGAGAALRPMLRDGILRSRLLDTATDALRADLLRLHGYRTDAVELVDPEHTPRNTLLRAVRTGAAAPAGLAEEVEATCAALGVRPRLADLLA; encoded by the coding sequence ATGGGCGAGCCGCTGGCGACCGCGCTGGCCGAGGTGCGCGACCTGCTGCTCGGCGACGGCCTGCTCCGCGCCGTCGCCGCCGGTCGCCGCCGCGGTGCCCAGCCGTCGGCCCCCCGGGTCGAGCTGCGCGCGGTGACGGTGTCCGCCGGGCGCCGGGTGGTCGTCACCGAGCGGCACGAGCGCGTCCCGCTCACCCGCACCCTCGACGCCGCGGCGCTCGTCCCCGCCGTCGACGCCCTGCTGGCCGAGCCGTTCGGCAACTGGCACGTCGAGCACGCCGGCGGGACCCTCCAGCTGCGGGTGACCAAGCGAGGCGAGGCGCAGGTGCACCGCTCGTCCCGCGCCGCCGACGACGCCCCGGCGGCGCCGGCCGCGTCGCACGACCGCGCCAAGCAGCACCGCCTGCCGCCCGACGACCCGCTGTTCGACGCCGTCGGCGCCGGGGCCGCCAAGCGCCGCCAGGTCGACGCGTTCCTCGGCCGGCTCGACGACGTCGTGCCCGCCCAGCCCGCCGACCGCCCGCTGCGCGTGGTCGACCTGGGCTGCGGCAACGCCTACCTCACCCTCGCCGCCCACCGCTGGCTGTCCCGTCGCGGCCCGGTCGAGACCGTCGGGGTGGACGTCCGCGACGACGTCATCGCCCGCAACACCGAGCTGGTCGGGCGGATCGGCGAGACCGGGGTGCGCTTCGTCGTCGACTCCGCGGGGCGGTGGGAGCCGGACGCGGCCCCCGACGTGGTGCTCGCGCTGCACGCCTGCGACACAGCGACCGACGAGGCGCTGGCGCAGGCCGTGGGCTGGGGAGCCCGGGCCGTGCTCGCCGCGCCCTGCTGCCACAAGGACCTGCGCCGCCAGGTCGACGCCCGCGCCGGGCACGCCGTCGACGGGGCGGGGGCGGCGCTGCGGCCGATGCTGCGCGACGGCATCCTCCGCTCGCGGCTGCTCGACACCGCCACCGACGCCCTGCGCGCGGACCTGCTGCGCCTGCACGGCTACCGCACCGACGCCGTCGAGCTCGTCGACCCCGAGCACACGCCGCGCAACACCCTGCTGCGCGCGGTCCGGACGGGTGCCGCCGCGCCCGCCGGGCTTGCGGAGGAGGTCGAGGCGACCTGTGCCGCCCTGGGTGTCCGGCCCCGGCTGGCGGACCTGCTCGCCTGA